One segment of Aquimarina sp. BL5 DNA contains the following:
- a CDS encoding FecR family protein, translated as MEKDNFLGRWLADDISEEEKKEFENSKDYLAYKDILKSVEKFERPAFDIEKGLENQKEYNKTYKATSKSKVLKPRFWLYTAAAVIVILIGLRTVFFTTTEVYTEMAETKTLTLPDNSLVTLNADSSVEYDKKSFEKNRIIHLKGEAFFDVAKGSSFTVQTKNGDITVLGTEFNVYSRNKLLEVDCFEGKVKVTNSKQAIILTPGKSVRSNIEGVLDSKEIKESKPNWMSGKSTFSQVTLKHLIEELERQYDVQITTNSNVDLNRLFSGFFVHNDLDKALKTCFDPMNIKYILNSPKEISLSNK; from the coding sequence ATGGAAAAAGATAATTTTCTAGGAAGATGGCTGGCAGATGATATCTCTGAAGAGGAGAAGAAAGAATTTGAAAATTCGAAAGATTATCTGGCCTATAAAGATATTTTAAAAAGTGTTGAAAAATTTGAACGCCCTGCTTTTGATATCGAAAAAGGATTAGAGAATCAAAAAGAGTATAACAAAACATATAAAGCAACTTCTAAAAGCAAGGTACTTAAACCAAGGTTTTGGTTATATACCGCTGCAGCAGTAATTGTAATATTAATCGGTCTAAGAACAGTATTTTTTACGACAACCGAGGTGTATACTGAAATGGCAGAAACTAAAACTCTGACATTACCGGACAACTCATTAGTTACCTTAAATGCAGATTCCTCTGTAGAATATGACAAAAAATCTTTTGAAAAAAATAGAATTATTCATCTAAAAGGAGAAGCTTTTTTTGATGTCGCTAAAGGATCTAGTTTTACTGTACAAACCAAAAATGGAGATATTACTGTACTAGGAACAGAATTCAATGTATATTCTAGAAATAAACTTCTAGAGGTTGATTGTTTTGAAGGAAAGGTAAAGGTAACTAACTCAAAACAGGCAATTATACTAACTCCTGGAAAAAGTGTTAGATCCAATATCGAAGGCGTATTAGATTCAAAGGAAATTAAGGAATCTAAGCCTAATTGGATGAGTGGTAAAAGTACTTTTAGTCAAGTTACTCTTAAGCATCTTATCGAGGAATTAGAAAGACAATATGACGTTCAAATTACTACTAACTCAAATGTTGATTTAAATCGTTTATTCTCTGGTTTCTTTGTACATAATGATCTTGATAAAGCACTAAAAACTTGTTTTGATCCCATGAATATTAAGTATATATTAAATAGTCCAAAAGAAATATCGTTAAGCAATAAGTGA
- a CDS encoding RNA polymerase sigma factor: MPENVISVCDEKVYEQLYREHAEKICYYLYYKYGDMEKAQDIVQDSFAKLWTNCSKIIFGAAKSFLYKIANNASINDYKHQKTVLKYKSTEQKTYTNESPEFQMEEKEFMHRLNTAIAELKEGQREVFLLNRIEKKTYKEIAEMLDISVKAVEKRMHLALVILRKKIGNV, from the coding sequence ATGCCTGAAAACGTAATTAGTGTATGTGATGAGAAAGTATATGAACAGCTGTATAGAGAACACGCAGAAAAGATATGCTATTATCTATATTATAAGTATGGGGATATGGAAAAAGCTCAGGATATTGTACAGGATAGTTTTGCAAAACTTTGGACTAATTGTTCTAAAATTATTTTTGGAGCAGCTAAAAGTTTTCTATATAAAATAGCTAATAATGCTTCGATCAATGATTATAAGCATCAAAAAACAGTTCTAAAATATAAATCAACTGAACAAAAAACCTATACCAACGAATCTCCAGAGTTTCAGATGGAAGAAAAGGAGTTTATGCATCGCTTAAATACTGCTATCGCAGAACTCAAAGAAGGGCAAAGAGAAGTTTTTCTTTTGAATCGTATTGAAAAGAAAACCTATAAGGAGATTGCCGAAATGTTAGATATTTCGGTAAAAGCTGTTGAAAAAAGAATGCATTTAGCATTAGTAATTTTAAGAAAAAAGATAGGTAACGTATAA
- a CDS encoding carboxypeptidase-like regulatory domain-containing protein yields the protein MDLPKTSENQSLEKVLKAFENQLQFNLSYDVDAAKNIFLDIQKESLSIRSLQKIIELQTSYLLQKVSEIDYILVKNTKVVDICGVLVDAISLFELPQADILFNNQTVGLTNNKGVFKLQLHPSDSISISYLGYKNKTVRISRFTANCDTIRLQPEIQNLGQVLVKEYLQEVYRKIKMHL from the coding sequence GTGGATCTACCAAAAACGTCTGAAAACCAGTCTTTAGAAAAGGTTTTAAAAGCTTTCGAAAATCAGCTGCAATTCAATCTTTCTTATGATGTAGATGCTGCGAAGAATATTTTCTTAGATATACAAAAAGAAAGTCTGTCTATCAGATCATTACAAAAAATAATAGAACTTCAGACTTCTTATCTATTACAAAAAGTAAGTGAGATCGATTATATTCTGGTCAAGAACACCAAAGTAGTTGATATTTGTGGTGTGCTTGTAGATGCCATCTCTCTATTTGAACTCCCACAAGCAGATATTCTTTTTAATAACCAAACCGTTGGACTTACTAACAACAAAGGTGTTTTTAAATTACAACTTCATCCTTCTGACTCCATATCCATATCGTATTTAGGATACAAAAACAAAACAGTCAGAATCTCTAGGTTTACTGCTAATTGTGATACTATTAGATTACAGCCAGAAATTCAGAATTTAGGGCAGGTTTTAGTAAAAGAATACCTACAGGAGGTATACAGAAAAATCAAGATGCATCTGTAA
- a CDS encoding TonB-dependent siderophore receptor — MTARNSEFRAGFSKRIPTGGIQKNQDASVSISTKKLRILPGLVEPDVLQSLQLLPGINSPTEDPAGLYIRGGTPGQNLVLWDGIKMYHNGHFFNQISTFNPFITKNTTVYRGGTSVRYGDRISGVIAIESDDDLLEKVKAGGGLNLTHLDTYIKVPLSKTVGLMLAGRRSTTDLYQNIAYNNLVRKVFQNTRANIPDNGEGATPEERSRQDDFSFSDSNFKILWKPNDNNKIKFSSIFAENRLDNNKTILVPGANIEAEVKDVLKIRNFGFSLHWDKKYYNDISQNMNFYFSSYDQRYNNIEKSTFNNSIENLINNNTIKDIGGEYTVHFPLNKKESLDVGYQFTYNQTGYEIKTIFLDDPGFEDDGTTLDGNGTNHTIYSEYKYKTSKTFVNIGLRGSQVSNANTFFIEPRMFSSYKLWNDFTLSTSAELKNQQLNNYLTYNSAFGTIKTLPVADNVWILSNNSSNNEEVNVPFINVVKSMQFTLGALYTYKGWNFDLEGYYKKITDISSLSDLVLDLAVPDDDDTIIFYGKEERIGVDFLLKKRIHNYRFWAGYSLSKTITSFPFVQDSYYNGNYDQHHVFNLSQTLQVKKFEFSLGWNYASGRPFTKIFRDDDDLDGAFIDPKGINSSRFKPYHRLDTSVTYRFALNTSEGANGMGMIGISLRNIYNRKNTISQGFREIQDEDFNFYLEGFENKSLRFTPDFVLRFNF; from the coding sequence ATTACAGCCAGAAATTCAGAATTTAGGGCAGGTTTTAGTAAAAGAATACCTACAGGAGGTATACAGAAAAATCAAGATGCATCTGTAAGTATATCCACTAAAAAACTTCGAATTCTTCCTGGACTTGTAGAACCAGATGTTTTACAGAGTTTACAATTACTCCCTGGTATTAATAGTCCTACAGAAGATCCTGCTGGATTATACATCCGTGGAGGAACACCAGGCCAAAATTTAGTGCTCTGGGATGGAATAAAAATGTATCATAATGGTCATTTTTTCAATCAAATCTCCACATTTAATCCTTTTATCACAAAAAACACAACTGTATATAGAGGAGGTACTAGCGTACGCTATGGGGATAGAATATCCGGAGTGATTGCTATAGAATCTGATGATGATCTTCTGGAAAAAGTGAAAGCTGGAGGAGGTCTTAATCTAACTCATTTAGACACATATATAAAAGTTCCTTTATCTAAAACAGTAGGATTGATGCTTGCTGGTCGGAGATCTACAACCGATTTGTATCAGAATATTGCTTATAATAATTTAGTAAGAAAGGTATTTCAGAACACACGTGCTAACATTCCTGATAACGGTGAAGGGGCAACTCCAGAAGAACGCTCTAGACAAGATGATTTTTCTTTTTCTGATAGTAACTTTAAAATTCTTTGGAAACCGAATGATAATAACAAGATAAAGTTCAGTTCTATCTTTGCAGAAAATAGACTTGATAATAATAAAACTATTTTGGTCCCAGGAGCTAATATTGAAGCAGAAGTTAAAGATGTGCTTAAAATCAGAAATTTTGGGTTTAGCTTACATTGGGATAAAAAATATTATAACGATATATCTCAAAACATGAATTTCTATTTTTCATCCTACGATCAGAGATATAATAATATCGAGAAAAGCACTTTTAATAATTCTATAGAAAATTTAATTAATAACAATACAATAAAAGATATTGGGGGTGAATATACTGTGCACTTTCCTCTTAATAAAAAGGAATCTTTAGATGTTGGATATCAATTTACCTATAATCAAACGGGATATGAAATTAAAACTATTTTTCTTGATGATCCTGGATTTGAAGATGACGGAACTACTCTTGATGGTAATGGTACCAACCATACCATATATTCTGAATACAAATACAAAACATCTAAAACATTCGTAAATATTGGTTTGAGAGGATCACAAGTAAGTAATGCAAATACCTTTTTTATAGAACCACGAATGTTTTCTTCTTATAAATTATGGAATGACTTTACACTTAGTACTTCTGCGGAACTAAAAAACCAACAGCTTAATAATTACCTTACTTATAATAGTGCGTTTGGAACGATTAAAACACTTCCTGTTGCGGATAATGTTTGGATTCTTTCTAATAATTCTTCAAACAACGAAGAAGTAAATGTTCCGTTTATTAATGTTGTAAAAAGTATGCAATTTACGTTAGGAGCTTTATACACCTATAAAGGTTGGAATTTTGACTTAGAGGGGTATTATAAAAAGATAACAGACATTTCTTCTTTAAGTGATTTAGTATTAGATCTAGCCGTTCCTGATGATGATGATACCATTATTTTTTATGGAAAAGAAGAACGAATAGGAGTCGATTTTTTATTAAAAAAAAGGATTCATAATTATAGATTTTGGGCTGGTTATTCATTAAGTAAAACCATTACATCTTTTCCATTTGTACAAGATTCTTATTATAATGGTAATTATGATCAACACCATGTATTCAATCTTTCGCAAACCCTACAAGTTAAGAAGTTTGAGTTTTCCCTAGGCTGGAACTATGCTTCTGGAAGACCTTTTACTAAAATTTTTAGAGATGATGATGACCTTGATGGTGCATTTATTGATCCTAAGGGAATTAATTCTAGCAGATTTAAACCTTATCACAGATTAGATACCTCTGTTACCTACAGATTTGCTTTAAATACATCAGAAGGTGCAAATGGAATGGGAATGATTGGAATTTCGCTAAGAA